Sequence from the Terriglobales bacterium genome:
CATCGGCGGCGAGAAGCCGGTGCCGGTGGACGTGCGCGTGATCGTCGCGACCCACCGGAACCTCGAAGAGCTGGTGCGCGCGAACCAGTTCCGCCAGGACTTGTTCCACCGCATCTACGTTTTTCCCATCATGCTGCCGCCGCTGCGCGAGCGCGCCGGCGATATCGCCGCGCTGGTGCAGCATCTGGCCGCGCAGCTCGCGGCGGCGAACGGCTGGAAGCCGGTGCCCTTCTCGCCCGAGGCCATCGAGGCGCTCAAGGAATACTCGTGGCCGGGGAACGTGCGCGAGCTGCGCAACGTGGTGGAGCGGCTGATGCTGCTGGCTTCCGACGGCGGCGTCTCCGCGGCCGACGCGCGCGCGGCGTTGCCGGCGCAGGTGCGCGGCGCGAGCGGCGCGGTCGTCACCGGCAGCGGTCCGCTGGCCGAGCGCGTGGCCGCGTTCGAGCGCGAGTGCATCCTCGCCGAACTGAAGCGCAACCACTTCAACGTGACCAGCACGGCGAAGTCGCTCGGCCTGGAACGCTCGCATCTCTACAAGAAAGCCGAGCAGCTGGGCGTGGACCTGAGCGCGGAGCGCCAGAAGCACTGAGAGGAGCGCCGGCGTCCCGCCGCCGCACTCACTTCCGCATAAACCCGTCCGCGCTCCACTCTTCCGACCCGACGCCGTTGTGCACGATGAACATCCCCTCCGGGTCGTACTTCTTCTTGGCGGCGAGCAGGCGAGGATAGTTCGCGCCCCAGTACGCGCGTCGCCAATCCTTCTCGAAGTAGTTGGCCTCGGAGACGTACGAGCCGCCGTCGGGCGCGACCTTGCGCAGCTCGGCCATCGAGCGCGCGATCCGCTCGCGGACACTGCGGCCGCGCGCTTCATCGGGTTCGTGGCCGGGGACGCCGGGATACGCGGGCTGCTGCGCGCCGCCG
This genomic interval carries:
- a CDS encoding BBE domain-containing protein yields the protein GGAQQPAYPGVPGHEPDEARGRSVRERIARSMAELRKVAPDGGSYVSEANYFEKDWRRAYWGANYPRLLAAKKKYDPEGMFIVHNGVGSEEWSADGFMRK